TACGTCGTACTAACAGTTTCTCTGAACACGAAGTAGCAGAGGATGAAGCACACTTGCAACAATTATTAGGTACTGTTGCGAGAAAATGCATTTAAGAGGTGTTGGTCAGGTATATATTGACTGTAACCAAGACAACTGCATGCAAGAGCTGAGGTATAAGACGGAACTTGTGTTTGCAAGGACGAATCCCGGGTTGCCTCACCAATGATTCTAGCGTTAACCTGCATGTACATGGACTTGAGGACAGGGACACGTTTATTTCGAAACGTTTTTAAGAGGCTTTGTGTTTCATGGGAAGATTGTATACCAGTGAAGAGCCGTCATGAAATCAAGGAACTTCACTAACTAGCCCAGTTGCAGGCAGTGCCTATGAACGTTGAAGCGGGCAGCTTCCAGAGCAGTCCTGGACAGTCCAGGGTACGACAAATCGAAGGGATCAGATCGAAACAGTCACGCATTCCAtcaagccattttttttatgGAAAGCTGGGCGAATTAGTGAGCGTTCATTAATGCGATAAGCACGAAcatcacctttctttctttctttctttctttctttctttctttctttctttctttctttctttctttctttcttctttctttctttcttctttctttagcTGCGCCAAATTACTAAAGACTGCCTTTGGCAAaaagcacaattctaatccttcggctaaattactcgatgaggcggccattacttccacgagaaatcaaaatgcctaattgagtAATAATACAATTACACTAATTGTCTTCTTAATTAACTACGTCACGGCACATATATTGCAATCGAAGAACTGTATAGCTAGAGaatttgcaaggcatatcgacttggaatgaattctgaggatggcgcCGGTTTTAAGATATACGCTGTCAAGCCTGCAAGAAATGCACTGTTAATTGTTCCACTAATTACCTCTTCACAAAAAACATtgtttgatgcattgaagcacaaacgtaactggaacgccaatgcatttcgtagGGCACTttaaaattaatatctcaaaactggtgtagtcctgagACTTCTTGCcatgtggatacgccttgcgaactcatcgactactacaattcatatattgaagtatgtgccgtaaagtaattaataaaaACTTTAACAagtgtaattatggtaattattcaaatAAGCATTTCGATATCTCGTAGAACTAATGGCCGGCCCATCGACTAATTTAGCTCAATGGTTATAactgagctatctgccacaggcaatctttaaaaattggGCGAAgaaaacacctggtatatatgTCAGTTTCGAATAAAAACTTTTCATTTGCTAGAATGCGATCGTACTGCATGTGTTCTTCATTCATCCTTGTCCTTACGCGCCTTTCGCACAAATCAAAACTTCTTGCACACATTTTGTTATTATTACTGCCGCATAGCATGAAGCTCACTATCACAGCGATATCAGAAAATATCGCTCGTGTTGTACACTTGTTTCGTCTTGCTCGCTGTACCATGTATTGCGCTATTTTATTGACTTTATCGTACACCAATGGGGCTGCTCTCCTACAACGTCAGATGTACACAAGCTATCCACAGCGAAGTATATGTATACGCAAGCCGAGAAAGTTTCGCTGCGTGACACGTGTACCTTGTATCCGACGTCGTAGGCGCACTGCTGCTGGGCGCCCAACACATCGTCGCCTTGGGACAACTGGCTCCGAAAGCGTGCCTCGCGGAATCTTTGGTAGGTGGCCAAGGCCTGCGACGGAATTGCGGTCGGCCAACGGGCTTGCGCGCTCCCGTTGCTGCCCTCGTAGCGGTCGAAGAAGAAGCGCACCTGCGAGCAAACGCGCCATATAACTCGTGGCGCCTTCCGTGCTCACGTATACAGTTAAAGCTCGATATAACGAAACCCGATTTTACGAAGTTCCCGATCTAGCGAAAACATTTCCATTCCCCGGCAGGTACCCATAGGGTTCAATGGTGTCATCACCCCGAATTAACGAAACTTGGCCACCAAACCCGATTTAACGAATTTTTCctgaaataaatgagtaaaaaaaaagcgGTGATTTCGTTCTAATTTTGACACAGACGAGTTTCTCTTCGAGCGTGCGCtctaacgttatcgcgttaagaCATCTCGGTACCTATAGTTACGGCCCTAGCTTTATTTAGACGAGGCTGCACGCTGCACCCATACACGTTACAACGGACTCGGCAGTCGGTAGCGCTCTTACGTACCAGTTGGCGCTATAGGGTCGGTGGTGGTTGCTTTCGTTATTTCATGGTTTATGCAACCGATGACGCTTTCTTGCTCGGCCTGCTCGCACAATTACTGCATTCGTTGTCCACGTCTTAGCATATCGTCAGCCTGTCATAGCTTCACGTGACCGTCTACCTGGCCTGCATTGCTTCACGCACAAGCAATTCGGGCCGTCCTCGCGGACTTTTCACACGCGCAGGCGTGGGTTAGCGCCAACTACAATGTCGTGGTATATAGCTTTTGGGTGTCGCGACGTTACAATTTTAGATTTCGAAGGACCAAAATATGCCTTTATCGATTTTACGAACTTCCCGATTTACGAAGAAATTCTATCGTTGTCatcacttcgttaaatcgagtttCAACTGTATTGCATGCGGCACGCACCTTGAGCTCCCGCAGGCGCGTCTGGGCGCTCTTGCGCGTAGTGCCGTCCACCCAACGCAGTTCCGACAGCTTTGCGACCAGCACGCGCTTCAGCTGCGCCGCTGTCGACCGCACCAAGTCGAAGTCGAGGTGGCGTCGCAGCGATGCGTAGCGCACGTACTCGGCTGCGTCGGCCGTTAGCGCATATTCGAGGGTCATGCGCGCGCACAGGGACTCCCTGCACGCACGCAGGCAAAATCGTATGACAAATCATAGCATTACCGTATTACCGCAGAAGCGGTTCTTCTTGAGGTCTGCCGCAGGCTTCCGTTACACGGATGCAATGAAAATTACGTCATCGCCTGACACGCACTTGCCATTGCCTTGGATTGGCGTTGCCTCAGGCATGGTATACCAGCATGCATATATGTATGCTCCCCTCGCTAGTGCGTCAACGCTTGGAGGCGTCGAATCGGTTTTATCAATATTTCATAACGCATCCTACACGCGTGAGCTTCTCACGACTAAATTTCACTTTATGCTTCAGTGACGTGTGTGCCAACCCTGCATGCCTTGCATGCCTCTGTCAGGAGCAATAGCTGAATCAACGGCAAAGAATTCAACGGAGCTCGCAGCTGCTGCGGTAACCTACTTTAGTTCAGAAATAATGAAATCCTAAAATTTTGAAGACAGTGTCTTCCACGGTGAGTTCCCCTACTTTTCCGTACTGGGTATGTCTGTTTCTAGTCTCTTTCGTGTGCCAATGTGGGAGAtagtgcagcaaaaaaaaaaaaaatcaccgacgattacgatactcctgtatgcgaaatttgagcgcagctctacacgtgttttcatttcgcgatatattggctggcgcggacaatctgtctcgtgcggcacgctgcaaacgcagcgaagtctggcgcgactgcctcgctaatctggagattgagtggcagcgagtgggtgacgcatgggcgcgattcgcagcagcctccgcagacagacctcccagacgacgcgtgctactctggcgccatctcgtagctgtCGTCGCCGCACTAGGCTTATCTTCTCACGCCTTCGCCATACCCTTCTCCTCCTACGCTTTCCTCCTTGCGTCTTTCATTCGtcctttcatccttcgctgtgctcgttcgctcggttacgcccaCGCTCGCCGCATGAACGGGCACCTAAGAACTGCGCCCTAAAACGCAGTCCGACGGTCTTCCTACTACTCCCTTCGCGCGAAGAGTGACGCGATAGAGTGCTCTGTTCAGTGACTCCCCGACTTGTCACCCCCAATTCGTTCAGGGAGACATTATCTTTCGCTGACTTCAACTAGTGGTTGAATCGCTGCAGAATTCTTTTTTTAGGCGCACAAATGACAAAGTTGCAGCAGAACACGCCAGTGACCGCTTGTAGTAATCATCATCAACAAACCTTCTGGATGAGGCTCCAGAGTTGAGGTCAGTCTTCACGACAGCCGGTGTGAAGAGGTCAACGTGTCGGATAAGCCGGTAGCCGAGCAGGTTAAGCACCGTACGGGAACTGCTCTTGTTAACGAGAAGCACGTATTGCTTCAGCAATCCTGCCTCCCCTACGCGCACTGCGCCCGGCCTATGCAAGCCTTCTAGCGCTGCGTCCAGGTAGAGCTGCGGCGGTTGCACGTCGGAGCCGTCGGTAGGCGCGCGGCGCTCGCGCAAGCCGCTCAGCCGGCGCCCCAGGTCAGCCACGTCCGCCGCCAAATCGCGAAGACGCGAGCTGTTGCGCCGCAGTGCCAGCATGGAGTCGAGGACGTCATCGGCTTCCAGGCTTCCCTGGTCACCCGGGACCAACTGCACGGTGCCATCAGGCAGCGCGACAACACCGACGAGTGGTGCCAGCCCCATCAACCGCTGCAGCATGCCAGCCGTCCTCCACACTTGTCCAGGCTGCACTACACCGGCGTACGGCCAGCCACCCAAGCCAGTCAGGTTGAGCAGTGCCTGCAAAGGTGCCCTGCCTAACTTGCTCAGCGTGGCCAGGTCGACGCAGTCCTTCCAGAGGCGTCTCGAGGCAGACGCCACAGGTAAGTCCCTGTCAGGGCTGCCGATGCCCTTGAAAAAGCCCACCACATGGGATTCGGTCTGTTGTGCTATTTGCTCGTCAACTGTCCCGTTGGTCCGCCGCGCAGAGCATACGTGACCATAGAAGTTCTGGCACGGACTCACGGTTGAGTCCAGCGACCGAGACAACTGTACAAACTGGTTGATGCACGACGGGTCGAAGCAGGACACCCTCTTGGCGGCGTCGCCATTCACCCACGGGCCGAACATCCACGGCTGCTGCCCACTGCCTTCAGTATCAGCGTCGTTCTCCGTGCTCACATGGCGCGCATGACGCCTGGCATAAATGCTGAAGGTGGCTGCCATTCCTGCAAGCGTGCCCACCAATAGGATAATGTAAAGCATGCTGTGACCACGCTGGGGCAAATTCTTCACCAAGGTACCGTACAAGCGGTTTTCTCTGGGAATTATCGGGTCAGTTGATTTGGCCTCGGGCGGTTGTTTTTCCTGCTCCCAATTGTCCAAGAAGCGAGCTTGCCACACGGTTGTGACATGCGTGTCCGAGCTTGAGCTGCTGTCGTTTCTCTGCGAGCTCTCGACAAAGTGAACGGCGTCGACGCTTTGCGCCGTGGTGCTGGGCCTGATTTCCGTAGATGTTGACAGTCGTCGGCATGCTGTCGAATCTGATCGCCTCGCTGATGTCGCCGGTGTTGCGGTAACGCAAACGAGTGTCTGGTCCGGCGGTTCTACGACGACGGTCGTCTCCGGAGCAGCCGCTGCTGCGGTCACGTGGAACTGCGCCGAAGGGCCTTCGTTTGTGGCTCCTTGAAAAATAATTGtggttggctgctgctgctgctgttgcgagACTTCGGCATCGAGTGCTGTGGCGAACGATACGGTGGTCGTCGCCCTGCTGGCGGTCGCCAATGGGGCGGGCGGCGCCTGCGACATGTTTTGTTGCGAAATAACCATCTCCTGCTTATACGGTGGCGGCTGCCGGCGAAAAGCCCACGGCGGGGGAGGTCTGTGGTACCTGCGGTTTTCAAAGTGGAGGTTCGGCTCCATGCAAGCTGGTGGCACAATGGAAGGCGGATAAAGAGGCGGCCGCACAGGCGGCGGCACAGGAGGCGGCGAGAATGACGTGTACACCTGAGTGACAGGTTGCTGAGCACACATGTACCGATAAGGCGGTACAGCCGCGGCAGGGATGAGCTGCACCGCGTGCGACATCTGTGACGAGCGCCTAAGATCGCACAGCGGTCTACCATATCTGTGTCTCCGGTGACGCGACCTGGACCTGGACCAGTGGGAATGGCGGTGCCTGCGGGGCCTATGCAACACTCTGCTGACAGATTCCGGTACAGTGCTTTCTCCCTGGCATGGCTCGACGGACCATGCGTGTGGCAGCTCTAGATCGATAGACACTGACCGGCTAGGACGTCTAGGGGCAGCTGAAGTAATAGCAGTGCCGTCAGAAAGGATGTGATGTACGTTCCTGCCATCGCTGTCGGTGCATATGACACTGGCAGCTCTCGTCACAGAACCGGTAACTGAGGCATTGCTACGGCGACCAATCCGAGCTGTGAGTAAGCGCACGTCCTCTTCGTCCTCGGCTGGTTCATCTGGGGGCATGGCCGAACGACGGCCTATGCGCGCTCGGAACAGTGGCTGATCGTCGTCTTCCGCTTGGGGTTCACACATTTCTTCGAACGACGAACCTGTTTGTAAACCAGTCTTGACCTCGATACCGTCACCATAGATTGACGAAGACGCCTCGCTGCGTACGACCAAGTTGTTCGGTGAGCTACGCTCCAGAAGGAACAAAGCATTTTCTGTGGCCACGTCCCGTCCATCATCCTTGTTGCCAGGTTTCTGAAGCTGGCAGTAGTACTTCTTTTTCGGCTCTCGCAGTGACTCATCATCTTCGGATACACTAGCGTCAACCTCGATTGCGAGGCCTTCAACTTTTGATACCTTAGAGAAACGGCCGTCTTCTGAGTCATCTTGAGTGCGCATGGGCTTGCGACGAGGATCTATTGTGAGAAAAATCTGACCTGAAGAGCTTCGCCTCACTATACTCTGTTTGGTGGACCACTGTTCTTCCTGGCTCGCTTCGATCTCTGCatcaattattccgtcagaagACGTTCGAACCACGACTTCATCGTGCGGCCTCCAGAGTATTTCTTCTGGCCCTCTTTTAGAAAACGCACGTTGTTCCGACAGGGTTGATTCTACAGCTGACGGTGGTCGTCTTCGAAACACGAGGTTTGTGAAAAATCGAACCTTCCTTTTCTTGGATGCCTTCGCACGTTTTTCTGCCTTCGCATCCACAGTTTCGTTTGTTTCGATCATGTCTTCAACGGAAATTTCAGTGGCGCTCGTTTCGGCCTCTGTGAtcacttcttttctttctgcttCGGCTTGCTCGCGACGCTTGCTTCGGTTCGGCCTTGGCTCGACTTCATCGCTTTCCAGCTCCTCTTCGCGCCTCAACCTTTGCCTCGATCGTGCTCGCGATTTGCCGCCGTTTCTTTCTTCGGCTCTTTCAGGCCATTCATCGCTTTCCAGCTCATCTCCGCGCCTCAGTCTTTGTCTAGATCGTCCTCGACACTTGTTCTTTTTATCAGCTCTTTCAAGTTCTTCGTCGCTTTCTGGCTCCTCTTCGTGTCTCGATGCGCCTCTCTGCTTTGCTCGTGCTGTATACTTCTTGTTATTGGTGTTCTTTTCCATTGACTTCCGCCGCGTTTTTCTTCCTTTAGTGCTTTCTTTGTTcttctctttgttctttcttgGAGCATGCTTGCTTTTCGTAGGAATGTAGTCTTGGGGTGCGTCTTCACTTACTTGGTCAGTATCTACTTCACCGCTGACCGCTCGGTTAATTGTTTGGGAGGTGTCACCGCGTGGCTCGTACACTCGTCGCGCTTCCGTCGTTACATCCCCCGTGATTGATTCCAGCAAGGAGCAAACTGTCCACACGCGCTCCAGTTCCTTGTCATCAGGCTGATCCGAAGACGATCGACTGCGAACCACCGTTGAAGCATAGCTCCTCAACCGCGACGCTGCTCCTGGACCACGGGGCGACGATCTCCTGGGGCCTCGCACTGGTGAGGAACGTGTTCTGGCAGGTGACGTTCTCCTCCTCGGTGGGGACCGGTCACCACGACGCTTTGACGCCGACCGGCGCGGCAGTGGTTTCTTGAGGATAGGTTGAGCTTCAAATTCTTCAATAAGATCGTCCATTACGTCGTTAACGAACGTAATGTCGGGGCTGTCCCGTTGCCGACCTTCGCAAAGGTTTCCGCCCCTTCGTTTGCTGAGCGTGCGTTGTTTATTGTCCTCTTCGTCTCGCTGTGACGGCTTGTACCGCGACCGGCTTCGCGGCGGCTTGTTTTTCTCCCGCGGCAGCTCCTGGCCCGGCTCGCCTCGCCGGCAGAGGCCTTCGCGACTGCCGCGTTCCTCCGCGAAAATTGCGAATCTCCTCACAACTTCGTCCTCATCCAAGGCGTCTGCACGAGACCTGGCTTCGTACATTGGAAAGGCCGTGATGACGTTGAGGCCGATCTTCTCTCCCCAGCCTCCGAGGGACCTCCGGTCGGCATCCTCTTCCAATTTTATAGCGCCGCCAATCTCCTTGGTCGACCTTTTCTCTTCGTCTCCTTTTTCTTTCGGCATCTCTTCGTTGGGAAGAATGCAGTCCCCTGAACGACGTTCATCTGTAACACGTGGCCCGTCTCGAGAAGAGGCACGCATGCTCGCGTCTTGATCTCCGCACTGGTCATCTGCCGTCGAGGCTGTTTGCTGAGCGCACTTCTGTGTATTCTCTGAACAAACGAAAAGTTCTTCGGCGCTCAGTTCAGACACTGCATCATCTGACAACAGTGTCCGTGCCCCAGTTGATCGACCCGCCAAACTACAATAGTATTCTTGTCGATGCGTGGAGTGTACGTCAACCAGAGAATTTCCCTCGATGGGGACATCGCCGCGAACGTCCTCCGAAGCGTGTGCGAGGACGTCAACTACGCGGCGAGCGGCCGATCCAGCCGGCTCGTCGGCCATTGCGCACCGACGCCCTCAAGACATGTTTCGCTCACCTTGCAGGCGCAGCCGCTTCGTGGTACGAGCCTGTCGCGGGGTCCAAGGCGATGCTGATGATAGCTGCGAAGCGCCGCTAGTACGTCAATGATGAACTATATATAAAATTATATATCTGCATGTACCACGTAGTAAACGCAAGGGTGTTATATGTAATTAACAAGAGAGCataaaaattatttaaaaaacgAGAACAGTGATTTTATCACGGCAACCAAGTGAAAACAGGAGTGCAAGCATTGAATGTGatcatcatagtcatcatcatcatcatcagcctatatttatgtaagGTTGTCGATGCCCAGGATTAcattgcagggtcagaaagatttaaaTGACAAAATCAGgttagggttccgaaatatttttacaaatttgatgactagctgtttatttcttatttttagtCTTCATTTATTCCTGTATTCTATTCAAGTCTTGCCATATATTCTAATTATTAATTCTCatatgcgtatatattcccaaatttatgtttgcattattttataaatctcctttctcattgttaattcgaactacccggttcttggtcaatccccagagtgggtatgtgccactaactccaaggctctacatctacatctacatctttatgtccactgcaggacgaaggcctctccctgcgatctccaattacccctgtcttgcgctagcgtattccaacttgcgcctgcaaatttcctaacttcatcaccccatctggttttatgccgacctcgactgcgcttccattctcttggtatccattctgtaactctaatggtctaccggttatccatcctacgcattacatagcctgcccagctctattttttccgtttaatgtcagctagaatatcggcttttcccgtttgttctctgatccacaccgctctcttcctgtctcttaacgttagtcctaagatttttcgttacatcgctctttgtgcggtccttaacttgttctcgagcttctttgttaacattcaagtttctgacccatatgttagcaccggtagaatgcaatgattgtacatttttcttttcaacgacagtggtaagctcccattcaggatttggcaatgcctgccgtatgcactccaacccaattttattcttctgtaaatttctttctcatgatcagggtcccctgtgagtaattgacctagataaacgtactcgtttaagactctagaggctgactggcgatcctgaattcttgttcccttgccaggctattgaacattatatctttgtcttctgcatattcatcttcaacccaattcttacactttctcgattaaggtcctcaatcatttgctgtaattcgtcaaTTTGCTGTATAATGTGATCATATATTTCCTAAATATGCTAAGCTCCTGCACATTAGATACCTAAAACGTTTGGAATATGACCACCTTGGACCCTCCAAATTAAGACAGTAATAGTCACATATGCTTCGGCCAGTGAAGAGAAACGCAGGAGTATAGGCATTTTTTCATCATCATTAAATTGGTATATTTCTCGTCGACTGCCCGACTTAGCTCTATGAGAACTTCCCATTTATATTTCTTCAGCCGTAATCATGACCGACTCCTTGTCCATTTGTTCTGCTCTATCAGTGCCAAATTCATCTACCATTCTCCGAGAAATCTATTAATCTAttccccaacatttacgcctcgTCCATTTGGTATGGGTACCAGATAAGAATAATAAACGAGCGAATTGCGAAGAAAAAGCGTTAACACATGCTTTCAAGACTGTAATATTTAAAAATTAATGAGCGCAGAACCTCAGCTGTAAAGTGAACCACTATGCATTGTAGAAGTTCAGGTGTCAATTGGAAATGTTTTCTGCCGTGTAGCATTTCTGAGTGACATGTTTCAGTTGTCGCGTGTGTTACAATAACACGTTCTGGACGAGATGGCCGGATGAGTGTCATAAATTTTTGAGCACATACTAAATGCAGGACAACGTCCACGTTGAAGTTGATGACGCAAGCTCTAGCTTCAGCATATAAATATCAAGTTGTTCAGGATGCCAAACACATATAGCTTGAGGCGCCATGTGTAAACCAGCTCGTAATGTTGTGCACTCGAATAAAGAGTAATTATAGTATTTGCACGTAAATAACGCGACCACGAATATAATGCGAGAGGGCTTTTGGTCTCTCAGGAAAATAACAAAATATATATTATCAAGAATTACCATGCAAACAGGAATAATTATTGTAGAAGCAGGAAACAACGCTAAAAAGCGGATGGCCGGAGGGCTTTATTCATCGTTACTGCGAAGTGCCGTCTCAAACTAACGTGAAAGGGCGAGTGCTGACGTATTTATCAATCCAAGAAAAAATAAAGCCGTGTTATATTCGTGTTATGAACCCTAATACACCGCCAGGCGCGTTCTGAAAaggcgcgtcccccccccccccccacgcgtccagccccaccagtccgaCGTGTACCTTCaccgctctgttcacattgtcattacaattcaggaggtggcttgaggtcgaattttcctgattaacaaaaacactctatcactgtcttgtatttattcattcactcttaaattactttgagtaatacGAGAAGAAATAAAcgtcgtcatcatccttggtgtcattattaaaaTTATTaggtattttatttgctgttagaTTCCTCGTGccaaagcaaggaaattgcatattatgcaaagtgcttgctcccccccccccccacaaaaatataaccccccctccctggcagagatcctgggtgcgctactgcgaggagggaagcggaggatgagggtatggcgaaagcgtgagaagaaagcgTAGTGCAGCGCTAGACggctgtgcggcgacgatgactacgagatggcgccagagtagcacgcgtcgtctgtatggaaacaaagcgctgcatgagcggaggtctgtctgcgatGGCTGCTATGAATCACGCCTACGCGTTACACACGCGCTGCATCTCGTGATCTCCGAGGCAGTCAGTCACGCCAGGCAGCCACGCCACATTTCGTGCCGAACGATACAGagtgtctgcgccagccaatatatcgcgaaataaaaacacatatagagctgcgctcaaatttcctattagagagtatcgtaatagtcggtgtatttttttttcttttagaaatATGGCCGCCGGCGGCTTCACTCGCTCCCGTAGGTGGCGGCTGGGACTGCCACTCCAGAAGTACATAACTGCTCTGGTTCAGAAGACCCTGTGGACCCTATGCAGGGCACGTCAGAGGCGAAACGTTAGACAAAGGTAGCAAAGGCTCAAAGCCTTCCGTAGTCGGCCAACGATTCCCATGCTAATAATCAAATTACTTCAAATAACCTCTACTCAGTTCTGACGCTCATTATGTTTCTAATTTTTGGGCAACCAAGGCTGCCTCTCACGCGATTAAAAATACAGGTGCTTGAGCTTACTGCTGTTTTAAGTTTGCTCAAACATAAAAATCGTTCatcaaaaaaaagaataaaaaatataaGTGTGAAGTGTCACATGTGAAATCACAACGCATTCATGAAAgtaaacagggtgtttcagcgaacactttcaaaatttaagtttgcctgtggcagatcgcgcaattctagttcatgagctggtcgacttgaagaggcggacattacttgcacaaaaaattgaaatgcataatcgacaaataaccaaaatttactaattaagtctttaactaattacctgatggcccatattgcaatttacaaattgtagccgtggagttcgcaagacggatccacttggaacgaattctcggggtgacaccagtttcgagatattatttcccgaactttgcagagaaatgcattggcgttccagttaattttgtgcttcaatgcaaaaagcgacgttttgttaagaacctaaatCGGTTCAAACCAGAGCGATACCATTGTATTTCGGTGCAACTGGACAACCACTGTAAAACTTCAAGAGAGAGATTCACTACGACGACCTGCGTATTTATCCTAAAATTTTCACAGAAAGATTTTGGGCTTATCGCTGCTTTGCTTTTGATGGAATTTCACAGCAAGATCGCATTTTTTGGTCCTGATCGTTCAAGATAACACTTGGCGCTATTACAATTGCATGTTTGTCAAGAAAATAACATGTCGGCTACCGCATCACCTGTGTTAGGAGTAACCTGGCCGCTTCCGGCTTCTGCcctggcgtttttcactggtcgatctggagcggccgccgaaattcTGGAtcgagcgctcgcaattcaccaaccctaatctgccagtggagagcgaaaatgctctgCGCTGGATCGTACAG
This genomic stretch from Dermacentor silvarum isolate Dsil-2018 chromosome 2, BIME_Dsil_1.4, whole genome shotgun sequence harbors:
- the LOC125943330 gene encoding uncharacterized protein LOC125943330, which translates into the protein MSQAPPAPLATASRATTTVSFATALDAEVSQQQQQQPTTIIFQGATNEGPSAQFHVTAAAAAPETTVVVEPPDQTLVCVTATPATSARRSDSTACRRLSTSTEIRPSTTAQSVDAVHFVESSQRNDSSSSSDTHVTTVWQARFLDNWEQEKQPPEAKSTDPIIPRENRLYGTLVKNLPQRGHSMLYIILLVGTLAGMAATFSIYARRHARHVSTENDADTEGSGQQPWMFGPWVNGDAAKRVSCFDPSCINQFVQLSRSLDSTVSPCQNFYGHVCSARRTNGTVDEQIAQQTESHVVGFFKGIGSPDRDLPVASASRRLWKDCVDLATLSKLGRAPLQALLNLTGLGGWPYAGVVQPGQVWRTAGMLQRLMGLAPLVGVVALPDGTVQLVPGDQGSLEADDVLDSMLALRRNSSRLRDLAADVADLGRRLSGLRERRAPTDGSDVQPPQLYLDAALEGLHRPGAVRVGEAGLLKQYVLLVNKSSSRTVLNLLGYRLIRHVDLFTPAVVKTDLNSGASSRRESLCARMTLEYALTADAAEYVRYASLRRHLDFDLVRSTAAQLKRVLVAKLSELRWVDGTTRKSAQTRLRELKVRFFFDRYEGSNGSAQARWPTAIPSQALATYQRFREARFRSQLSQGDDVLGAQQQCAYDVGYKVMFVGLSAVEVREPESPAWPAFQAARLGPRLARCLLHVLLQRVHWSAASRGRLEALRSRGCGHTMADSGALAPAKDVFDTYVRRLGQGATNTPSWDKAFYLVYANSLCEDPDHQRRPQQHDGPHWERVNRPLSADLTFQKVFQCHLQENNSSCSFWGA